The following nucleotide sequence is from Zea mays cultivar B73 chromosome 1, Zm-B73-REFERENCE-NAM-5.0, whole genome shotgun sequence.
CGTTTCTTGTGGAGGTGTCCACTCTTGTGCTGTAACTGAAGGGGGAGCTCTATATGCCTGGGGCGGAGGACATGTGGGTCAGCTGGGAGTCGGGCCTCAGGGTGGCTTCTTCTCTTGCTCCCTTAATGGATCCGACATGCTGCTCCGAAACATCCCAGTCCTGGTGATACCCTCAGGTGTTCGTCTTGCTACCTGTGGGCACTCCCACACACTTGTGTCTATGAAAGATGGCCGCATATATGGGTGGGGCTATAATAGTTACGGTCAAGCGACGAACGAGAAATCTACTTATGCTTGGTTTCCCTCTCCGGTCGATTGGTAGGTTTTGTAGTAGCACAATCTTGTTTCTTTTGATGGGCTGAATGTAGGACTCTTCTGGTGCTGCTCTTGCTAACATTGTGAGGTTTGTTTGCAGCGCTAGGTCCTTGACTATCATTTCTCTGATGTAGGTGTGTTGGTGAAGTGAGACGACTCGCCGCTGGAGGTGGCCATTCTGCTGTTCTGACTGATGCATGTTCGCTGAAAGAGCTGTGCGAATTCAAGCTCGCAGAGACCGTGAACCTTTCAAATGCTCAGCTAATAGAAGATGTTGCATCGCGGACTGGTGCGGATGCCTTGGCACGCTTGTGCGAGAAAGTAAGGTATGCGCACACAAAAATTAAGGCAGGTAGAAATGGTTTATGAAGTCCATAGAAGTTTAAGCTCAAATTCAGTCTTTGGGAGTTCTGCAAAAAGGTGTCTCTGACTATCTGCTATAGTGGAAATTGCTTGTCGTGATCAGTTACTCCAATAGAACACAGTTGCAGAACCAAATTTAGTTTGGTTTTTTTTTTGGGATTTTCCATTCATTTTGTCTTACTAATCCTGGTGGTTCGTTCTGGCATTACCACAGGGAGCATTTGGATAAGGAAGGAGAATGTGAATTCCTGGAAAAGCAAGTGGCAGAAGAGGTCAACACTATAGGCAGTTAGGCCACTAGCAAAACAGTTCAAGCAGTCTGAGGCTGAAGCCAGTCTGGGATTAAACAGGGAGTCATCTACAATTGATAGCTTGACCTCCCAGTAAAGTTACTGATTCGGACATTAATTGTTGTGGTGATCATGGAAAATATGTGACTCGTCAATTGATTCTGATTGGTCTGTAGACCTCCATTGGTGGTGAGCCTCTCAGCTGCATCGGGGAGGCGCAGAGGCTCTATATGTGTCATGATCTTGTTCCGAACTGTCAGGTTGCTGTAATGTAGCCAAATGGAAACCTTTGTATCCCTGGAACTTGAAAGGCATGTACCTGGTATCTGCAGCCAGTAAGTTTGGCAATCTGAATTCGATGCCAATTCCTGGGCGTATTCGAACGTCCTACGTCCATGTATTTATTTCAGTTCATGTGCATCTAAACAATATTGGTATAGCATGAAATTTAAGTACATCAACACACATTTAATAGGATTAACAGAATAAGATCAATAGATGTGCATCTAAACAAGCACTTGCTGAGATACGAACGTTGTTGTCTTCCGTTCTCGTGGCGTCATAGGCTTTCCACGGCTTTGTTTCTGGGTATTAGCCTTCATGTAGTTTACTTTATTGGAACAATGACATCAACAAGGTCGTTGTAGTATAGTGGTGAGTATTCCCGCCTGTCACGCGGGTGACCCGGGTTCGATCCCCGGCAACGGCGctcttcattttattttatattttcttttcatTTTTTTCCAGCCTACTCAGGAGGTCACTGAGTCTGGATGTCTGATATTCTCACAAAAGAAGATGCTAAAGAACCTCTTGTTCACTTCATTATTCCAACTGAACAGTCAGTTCCCTCCAAATCAGTCAGTTTCCTCTCACTGTTGAAGCCACACACGAAACATCTCGCGAGCTGGTCAAATAAAGCGCCCCAAACGGCTTCAATCACTCACGGAGCCCAAGCACTCAGATTCATTGTTTATCCTAGTGCGGATGCTTGACCTACAGTGAACAGCAGGTTTTGCGTACTTAAGGTGCTGTTTGTTTACATAttggtaacgtaatgggtaacctATAATGTTAAATTATATTTGTTTAAGTTTAAACTGTAATCGATACCATACTATAAATGGATATCGGTTTATTCAAATTTATTATTACCAGTATTCGAGTGTGAATAATTACAATTACCGTGACATGAACCAAATCACACCTTAGTTTTCGCTCAGAGCTAACGATGCTGTAAGCATGGGCAAGACCACACCATCAGGCATTCAGAGGCTGACAATCTGAGATGTCAACTATCGCCTTGGCAACAGTAGACAAAAACAACAGCAATGCTCATTCTTAGATATGCTATAACACaaacagtgctttgattctcagaaTTACACAATATAAAATTATTGTCTGAATTATGTAAACGATAGCGACGACAAATCCCTTTCATCAACTACAAAAGAACCACCTGCTTCATGACAACAAAGAATTTATAAAAGCTGCTGCTGAATTAATCTCTCTTCCTTCTCAAAAAAGAGCTATATCTATGGGGCCTAGGCAGGACCCAATCATACTTTCTTTTTCACTCCAGTGCCGAAGTGATGGCACATCTACTTGGCCTTGCCATTTGCGGCGGCAGGGGTCGACGGGTTCAGCTCATCCCAGGCCTCGATCCAGGTGACCATGGCGTCACCGAGCTTGACAAAGTAGGGGTCAATCGTGCCCAGCTTCTCCTTCACTTGTCCAGAGAGGTAGATGTAGCACTTTTGGACGGTGTCGCAGTCCTTGGGGATGGTCACGTTCTGGAAGAAGGGGATGATGTCCTCCTGCCAGAAGATGCCCTTGTATTCCTTCTTCAAGTTAACGAAGGGGTTGCTAGCCTTGCTGTGCCAGATGTATGGCAGGCCAGTCTTGACTCCCAGGCTCAGGTGGTCGCAGATGACCTAAGTTATTGTTTCAGTCGTAAGATCATCATCAGGCCAATGTACATTATGTTTCGGGAACAAAGTAAACAGCTGTAGAAGCAAGATCAGAGAAACCACACACCTTCACACACCATCCTGCCCACATGTCGTCGTAGCGACCGATGGGCTGGCCATCACCCATGAGACCAAAGTACATAGCAGGGCCAATGAGATCCCTGTCGAAGGCAAGGTTCATGCCACACATGGGGAACAAGGTTCCCTTGGGGATTGTcatgacagcatcaacatacctgAAAAAAAAGGGAGTTAGACCCAACCCTTCATGCAGCAGCAGGGCAGTTGCTAGAATGTCAGATAAAAGACGAGAACAAAATGCAATACCTCTCATTCCTCTCCTTGGGCTTGACCAGCTGTGTGGGAGCATCATAGTCAGGGATGTTCAGCCACAGGCCGTGGGAGACGGCGGTGTGAGCACCCTCCCTGAGGCTGAAGGGGTATCCACGCACAAAGTCAGCACCCTCACGGTAGGGGTCGTACAGGGTGTTGAAGAAGAACGGGGTGGATGGGCTGAGGAGGTTCTTGATGTGCTGCTCAAGAGCATTGATATCCTTGCCAGATGGGTCCTTGGCAACCTAAACGATGTGCAAAGAAATTTTGTTAATGCGACAAAACATTATTAGGCGTGCAATGATGTTGCTAGATCAGATTACAGCATCTGCTCACTCAGAcccgtaaaattcataactcggtCACCATTGCTGGGTATTACCCCTAATGTTTCTGACAGATCACAGTGCTGCTAGCTCAGGTGATAAAAATTCAGAATTTCATTAGACTCTTGGATGCTACTTCCCATGTCACTTACAGATCACGATAGCGATAGTTCCATTCTCAGAATTATGGATGTTAGTGATGTGGATCTTATAGGAAGGAGGTAAAGATTAAACAATAATATGAATCATGAACAGTTGGCCCTGATGAAAGGTAAACTTAAAAGTTGTTACTGCTCGGATCTGATCTGAAGCAACCATCTAGTCCAGATCCAATAACAATTGAGCATTCTGGCACGTTTTAGTTAACAAGTAAATTACAAACTGAATGTGCCAAGTCTGCGATCCGCGATGGGATCACATAAACAAGGACACCTGACCAAGATGAAAATGGACCCTTGTAACGACAAGGCGCCAACTACCAGTATGGCTAGCTGGCAGCTGCCCCTGTTTCCTGTCGGAACGACGGCACTAGAGCTACTGAGCACAGCCAGCCGCTACGGATCACGATCCGTAATGCTAGACTACCCCCCGAGATCCTACGGATCAACGCGTTTGACCGCGCGCGGCTAGATCCAGATCTGATCCGGGCGGATCTGGGCCAATTCGATCGAATTTGGCCCGGATCCGGCGCCAAGACCCCGGCTTTCCTTGGGATCCACGAGGAAATGAACGAACACACggaacgagagagagagagagagaggagagtggAAGGAGGCATACGAAGCAGTCGTCGTCGATGGTGTAGATGTACTTCTTCTTGGAGACCATGTAGCCGAAGCAGCGGCAGGCGGAGTCCTTGAAGGAGATGCAGGAGGCCTTGGGCCCGAGGATGCGGTTGATGTCGTTGCGGTTGTAGAGCTCGTAGTCGAAGCCCTCGGGCACCTTGATGGTCTTGGTCGGGTCGCCGTCCTGCACGATGATGAGGTGGTAGGGCTGGAAGAAGGGCCGCCACATCTCCAGGAAGTCGAGGTTGCGGATCGTCGGGATCACGATGTCGAGCTCGTCCTTGAGCAGCGGCGTGGAGGGGGTCGACGACCCCGGGACCGTCACCGTGCCCGCCATTGCCGCAGTCGCTGGTGGTGGCGCTCCCACTCGCGGCCTCCGGATCTCGATCTCTCTGCACCCCCGCTCTCTGCTGCCGGACCGGGAGGTGGGGGAGAGCAGAGGAGGTTGGGAGGCGTGGGTCGAAGCGGTGGGAGGAGGTGGTCGTTATATAGGAGGCCGCGGATGGATCCTCCCCCTCTGCTAATTTTTTCCACTCTCTCGCCCTCTCTGGTCTTCGATATTGATAGTTTTCGTCTGCTAGCTTTGTGAGTTTTCTTTTTTTCTACGTAATATATGCTTGTTGAATTTTCTAATGGATCCAAAACAGGCTTGGATCTGGGTGTAGACATGTCGGTGCGTTGGAAGCTACCTGTTGAGGTGCAGTATGTACATTATTACATGTGGGAAATGTGAATTCTTTTTATACAGAATTTACTAGCCATACGCTTCTACCACTCCACTAACACATTTCTATCACTTCAAGAACAATTACAATAAAAATGGTTAGTTAAAAAATCAAGATAAATAGATTGATTAGACTTGCAATTAGCGTTGAAAAGCTCTTGTTTGATAGAGTTCATATTCTACCACATTAATGCATTGTAGCTATACTATAGAGATAAGTCGTCATTTCCTAAAACTAATAAGAAACCGTTGAAATTGTTAGTTTAGCCTGTTTGGTATGGTATGGCTTAAAGGTATTGTTTCAAAGCCAAACTTAAAGGAGAAACTGGTTAGAGCCAGTCAAACAGTCTAACTCTAGAGTTGCAAACATCACGATTTATTTTACAAATTTTTGAAGTAGCTTTTTTGTTGCTCCAAAATCTTAAAAACAATCTATATATAAATTATACAGTTATTTATCTGCCACTAGTTATACAAAAGCAATCTAAACTCTGAGCTGCTGTATCTAGCGTTTTGTAGTAAAAGCTGCCCTTAGGCTTCAGCGGCTCTAACTTCTTCATAGGCTATAGCGAGAGTCAGGACCATACAATATATGGTATTCTCTAGAATATCTTGATTTAGGGCAATACATCGTCAAGGTAAACTTATTAGGAGAGTATATCCTACTATTTTGTCCGGCGATAACAACAATAATAAAGGAACGTCTCAACAATGACCGCAAAAAAAAAGAAAGTTTAGTGTTTTAAAGGCAACAAACAACAAAAGGTACCCTTCGTTAGGTACCAGAGGACGGCAATGACTATTGTGGTTTGGGCAACAACAGAAGGTACCAAAAAGGTACCAAAGGACAGAATGCTGACAACACGAGAGGTTAAAGGGAACGTATCTCGTGTAAATCAATCTCTCCGTGTAACCGTGTAAACTTTTAATCTGGGTCACATGATGTTGATCCAAACGATACAGGGGCACGAATAATTTTACACTTAACCACCCAACCGTGTAAACTTCTAATTTGGGTCACATGATGTTGATCCAAACGACACAGGGGCACGAATAATTTTACACTTAACCACCCGCTGCTAATCACACTTTTTCAAATTCCCCCTCTCACTCCCCCCGCACGTCTCATTGGATCAACATCATGTGGTTCAGATTAAAAGTTTGCACGATTGCACGAAGGAGTTGGTTTGCACCAGATACATTACCGAGGTTAAAAACCGTGGCAAACTGACAACTTTGTATGGTTAATTGGTTATTAACAACGACAATGCAATTACGAAAATTTTATTTTCCCTTACCAAAAATATAGTAATATATGGAAAATTCTTCTTGAGGTAAAGAAGCACGGGGGTTTTGTTCTGCCTTCAAAAACTACTTTATCCGTCTCAAAATATTAGTCGTTTTAGCTCttaatttttatgtttatattcaaaTGAATGATGATTAATCTAGACATATATATGAAATACATACATTATTTATTGTATAGATCAATTAAAAAGataaaacaaattttattttagACAGAGAGAGTATTAATGAATATTAGCTAGGGGGTCGTAACATGTCTTATGAGATTATTAGCATAGACATGAGTTCAGATTTTTTTTCACTTGTTCGTTGTGTAAGAAATAAAAGGAGGAAAATAGGAGACTATATCTAAATCTATATATCTATATCTACTTTGTATATTTGTATATCTCTATATATCTTACACAATCTTAAACCATATTATATTCTTATCTTGACTTACAAATTGTCCACAACAACAACTCACTATCATTTGCAATATAGCACCATATAATTCACTAGTTGAAACGTCGCAAAACTCACCAACCAAATAACCCCACACCCATAACCTACACTAAATCACCAGATAAATTGCACGCAGACTTAACACATAATAAAAAAACAACGGTTCATATCGCTGGATAATTCCATCTCTCTTACTCACTCAAATGCAATCAATAAACAATACTATTTAGATCATTCTCAGACTATCTCTCTTCCCCATAACCCTAGCCTCTCTCTACCCCTCACTTGTGCCATCATTGCCGCTGTGGCGTCAACCCCTTCCCTCGTGTCGTTGTCACCACTGTTGAATCCTCCCCTCATCACTATCGTATATGCCAGTAATATATACATTAGTGAGATGAATCATTCACCCATCAATTACATTAATTTATTGTAGTTTATTTCTTTGTATAGTTAATTATTATATGTTTTTAACTTCATTTTAAATCATCCGCAATTCATGCAGCAACGTCCGGGATATGGTTCTAGTTATTGCTGCTTCCTTTTCCATTGTAGCTGTGTAAATGATCAGTAATGGACCGCAATTCTAGCAGAAGACTAAATTTCCAATCTGCAATTCGATGCCTCGTCGAGTCATTGTTGTGCAAAAAACGGCCACAGTGACACAGCCTTATGTATAATCAAGCTGTGAGCTTGTGACTGTGTATTCTACTGCTGGATGTGAACGAAGGCTGAAGCTCAGCATACTTTCTATTCCATCCTTATGATGGCCTAAGGCAGTCttattttttttgtttgtttgttgatGAGCCCCCTGTATCGATCGAACAGGAAATGGGTACAGGACCTAAACGAAAAGTGAGTTGGCGGTGGAAGAACTATTTTGCAGAATTTAGAAAAGCCAGAGCCACTGATTGAGCCAGTCCAGGTAGGTTGGCTGTTGGTTTTTTGAGGGAATCTGATTTAGAAAGATGTCTGGTATGACTCTGATTTTTTTAAAGGAAATAAGACCAGATCCGAAACACTGGCCTTATACTAGTTATTAGGTCTACTAAATAATAACTAGACATGTAATCCGACATGCTCTTAGTCGAGATGATGAAATGAAACGGGTTCCGGGGCTGAGACCGGAGACCCGGCTGTGCCTGTGCTGGGTCGCCCGAACGGAAGCAGCCACGGAGGCGTACCGCGTACGCGGCGTGGGTGCCTGCGCGAGTGAGCTGGCCGGGTCAAAACGGCCGCAAGCCTGCCTGCTAGTGCTAGGAGAATCGTCGCGGTGTGGGACAGTGGGAGGCAGGCACGTCGTCGGCGGCGCATGCTAGCTGTTGTCCGCCTGTGCTGTGCCGGTCGGTGGGCGGTGGCCGTGGCACCTCACGCGCCCGATCGACCTGGACGGTTAGGCCTGGTTCGGTAGGCACGCGACGACCCCGTACCGCACCCGGAGACGCAGACGCCGGCCGGGGTTCGTTCGACTTGGGCGTCGCTGACCGGGGGAATAACGGGTCAAACGAACCCGCGTGCCCAACGCTCCATAGAGTCTCCATCTCCACTACTGCCACTTGACTTGACTCGTCGCTTGCACCTGGCGGCAGGCTGCAGCTTCTCATCTTCCTCACCCTTTTCCCACGCGGGCGTGACTGGCCAGTTTCGCACCCGGGACGTCCCTATCTCTATCATTCAGACCTTCCTCGTCTTCTTCCGTGATTCGTGCCAGTCGTTGACCATATACTCTCTCTATTTCGCTTTACGAGTCGTTTCCAACAGCTAATCTATAAATAGCGGCGACAAATAAAACGAAATGAAAGAAGTATATGATATGCCTGCGTATAGCGTACATACTACTGTACTGCTACTACTTATTCTCGCTCTATCCTtaaccttctatttgagagtatgAAACTACTATACTCGTTCTTTATTCAGACCAAGGCTCACATACCAGATCCATTAATCCAGCTAATTCACAGGTTAGTCGGTAATCGGATAAGGTCGTATCACCGGTTTACCATTTGAATTTTAaatattttataatttttttgaattttttgctAATTTTTCTATAAATAATATGAATTCTTTTAAGACTTTCCACTAAAGCCAAATTAAAAAACACGGTACagattttaaactaaaaatcaaacaAGTTTAAAAAAATAAAGAAAACCCCACTGTATATTTGGGCCGGTGGCTTTTAAGGTCCAATAATCTCATACAAAACCCTATCTGTCGGTCTTTGCACCCATTCCCCTCTCCTCCTCCGCCGACATCGACCTAGCCACGCCACTGCCATCTGACGGAGTAGCCGACGAAACCGTGCCGGTGAGCCAGCTACCCGGTCGATAACTCGCTAGACCGTCTGCTCGTCCGCCTAGCTGGTAAGCCGTCTAGTTAACATGATAAATCGAGCCGTGTTCGGATTAATTAATTGCCACGAAATCACGGCTAGCCCGTAGTTATTGCATCAGAATATTACGTAGCCAAGCCGCCCGCATGAGCCGACTAATCAGGCGATTTTGCTGATTAGCCGTCCCTGCTACCCGATTAACCGGTCCCCAATAGAGAGATAAGCTGGGAGGCCTCTAGTAGCTATGTTTTGGGGATTTGCTCCCTTTTAACTTCAAATCTTTTTACTATTGGTACTGCTACTTGTAATAATAGTTCATAATATATTAAATTTTCGTCTTTATCTAACTATAGAAATGAATGATTGTAAATGGTCGATTTCCTTTGTGCTAACACCGATAAGATATGGTCAGAATTATGATTTTTATCTGATATGTTTTTTTTATTCTAGGAATTAAAAACTATAAATTATGTCTGCATAAATTTACCAGGGACAGTAGTCGATCGGGTTCAGGTCAGGGTGGAACAATCTGCCCACGGTTGCTCCCGTGAGTTTAGTTTGACTAGTTACTTTATAATTTAGTTTAAACTTATAAATAGCATGATACTCTCATAGTTTGAAAACCCTAAATATTTTTTGAACCCATGATTCACAGGCTATCTAACAAACTGTAGTCATCGTATCAACTATATATCTTAGAAATCATAACTAGTAGCAATATGTGCACAAATCATAGCTAATTAAGCAAAATCATACTGCACAATAAACATAACAAACGAATCAGTGGGATATTATACCTTGGTCTTCAAGCTAGACGGATCAAATCCAAGGTTTTCAACTCGAATAACAATATTGGAGCACCCCTCCAGGTCCCGCTCACAGGCCTCGCGTGTACGGATACCAAACTCGATCCCAAGTCAAAGCGTTCCCGCCCCGTCCGgcgacatgcatgcatgcatgcgatCATGCGCGCCAACCCATCCGTGCGATCTAGTCCAGCCAAACCAAGTTGTGCTGCTGCCGGTGCCGACCTCTCTTTTCTCTCGAGAACGTAAAGGTAGCATGagttatttatatgatatatagttATAAAAAAAGGGGTAAAGCTCTCCTTTCTCATTCTAAGGCTTGATTGGTGGAGCCAGGCTCGCACACTACCACCGGCCGGGCGCGTACGTGTTGGAATCATTGCAACCATTGCACATGCACACTCGTTTTCAGATGCACGTAATGCGCGTATAAACGCAAAAAGAATAATCAGCCGTTCCTGTGGGGGTGCCGAAGGTGCGGACGCCCCGGACCCCCAAAATCAGAGGGGCCCCTAGCCACTAGACGCTATCAATTTTTCCTATTAAACCTATCTATTCTAGACATAAATACGCAATGAGCGATGCGCTATCAATCAGTCTCGTTTagattgttaaactaatgtctcaatGGCTTATCGAATATTCCATTCGTttcaaaatagtatttgttttagctcttgatttttatgtttatattcaactagatgatgatgaatccactaaagaagcaaaacaaattttattttgatatagagagattattatttattatacacatgatggttgcatcgtcagagagaagctttttaaaattGAAATGTTTTTGTGGACTATTTATGGTCAACAATAAGTTAAGAGAAGTTAAATGACTTGGCGATTCTATATATCGAAAAAAGTTGTTGTATGGAATTGATCTCAACGATATAAGTGATGACTTcgtatcacaaaatgttagaagatatttttaatgaTATCAGATGAGAAGTGTTTTTGTCTatattttacatttgttatcttATAAACATAAAAAAGTGCATAATAACTTTTTACGTCAAATATTCAATATTGtatgtataattatatatatttgtgtgtgGATGGGCCCTTCATATCGGATTTTGCATTGGGTCACTAAAAAAACAGGAACGTCCCTGTCACCTTCTCTGCTCGCTGGCGTGGGTGTGGTGAGGTGGAGATGATGGATGGATCGTAACCACGACCAGACGTCAAGAGTTTAATAGTAGTACTGCTAGTAGCTTTTAATCGTCATTTCGTTTAGAGAGAGAGAGTCTTGGTGAGGATCGGAAGGGTGGATCAGATCGCATCACCACCACCGTACGTACCTCGATCGGCACGGCAGTATCATCCACAATGACAGTTAGGTCCTCTTTGTTTCAGATTATAATctcttcagattatataatccagcgcaAATAATTCAGTAGGTAAACAAACACCTAAATTATgcgttcagattatataatctaaaccccatattatgataatctcataatctcctcaagagtagcttatttgagattattttggcaAAAAACCCACTATCCATAGTTATGTAAATATAAATTACAATATATGTCATCCTTTTTTCTCAcctcaaataaataaataaaggtattgttgtctttgtgaataatctacatttgtataatcTAAACTACCAAACCACTACACGTAAATTATAatatatctagattataatccagattatataatttagattataattcagattatataatctataagccgAAACAAATAGGGTCTTAGTTAGGACGCGCCACTCACCGTGCTGACTGCTGTCCGTGCACGTGTGCCTATAGCTTGCATTGCCTCGCTGTAGTTGTACCGGTGGTGGCCGGGTGTCTCTCGATCGGTGTTGCCGTCGAAGAAGTAGATCGAGCAGCAGTAGATGTAGATCAAGTCGCAGGGCTGGCAGCAGCTTCCTTCCTTGTTTGCCTTTGCACCTTTTCCACGCTGTAAGGTTACGTATACATGCATGCACATGCACGTGGATCGGAATCACAACGGCGGTGGCGATGGCGGTGGCACCGCGCGCGCCAGCCGGCTCTCTCATGTACCGGTGCGTGCTCTCCTCCCTGTCGTCGTCCCTGGAACGTACGCACATGCTTCATATATTTGCCTGGGACCTGCTGCCGCTCTCACTAGCTAGCTAGTTCTTAATTTGTCCACCGACAGTCCAGCGTGCATCCACACCGCTTCCTATCCCCTGTAAGTTTTTAGCCCCCCGCCGACTGGCCTTATTATTACTTGTATCTCGGCTCGGCTACTGCGTGCATGCAGATTAATTAGAACCTGTTTAGAACACTTTAATTTTAATGGGCTTCGTTGGATTCACCTGAAGCAAAATTATGTATCGACTCTAGTGGGCTGGTCCGAAGCATGAAAAAAAACACGACCCGACCTAAGCATGACACGACCTAAAATTATGTGTCGGACCGTGCTTGGGCCGAGGTCGCGACCCACGGGCGGACACGACCACAGCCACGGTTTGTTTATAGAGGCACGAAATAGCCCGTTTACAAGCATAAAAAGACTCAATCATTTGGTCATCCGCTTCTAATCATGGAAATCATCCGCTCCAATTTGTCTAGCCGTATGCTTAATCATGGAGATTGAAGTGTCAAGCACCCATTGGTTTCGTGTTCTTTGAATTTTTTTTAATTATAAAGATTGAAATGTTAATGTCTACTAAATCATATATGTgttttgaatttcgggctttGTTGTGAATTTCGGACTTTGATATGTATTTTGGGCTCTCTGTGAATACTGGATCAGGATTTAAATTTCGGGTTTTTTTtataattttgggttgcctaaatTGAGCCCGACAcgtttgatagtcgcctagagggggggtgaatagggcgaaactgaaattcacaaatataaacacaactacaagacggggttagcgttagtaataagaaacgagtccgcaaaagagggcgcaaaacaaatcccaagcgaatgagcaagtgagacacggagatttgttttaccgaggttcggttcttgcaaacctactccccgttgaggaggccactaaggccgggtctctttcaacccttccctctctcaaacgatccacggatcgagtgagcttctcttctcaaatcaaagccgggaacaaaacttccccgcaagggccaccacacaattggtgcctcttgccttgattacaatggagttttgatctcaagaacaagtgagaaagaaaagaagcaatccaagcgcaagagctcaaatgaacacggcaaatcactctctctagtcactagggctttgtgatgaattggagaggatttgatctctttgtatgtgtctagaattgaatgcctagctcttgtaagtggttgggaagtggaaaacttggatgcaatgaatggaggggtggttggggtatttatagccccaaccaccaaatgtggccgttgggaacctgtctgttcgatggcgcaccggacagtccggtgcacaccggacagtccggtgcccctgccacgtcatcactgccgttggattctagccgtt
It contains:
- the LOC542592 gene encoding probable UDP-arabinopyranose mutase 1 (The RefSeq protein has 1 substitution compared to this genomic sequence), which encodes MAGTVTVPGSSTPSTPLLKDELDIVIPTIRNLDFLEMWRAFFQPYHLIIVQDGDPTKTIKVPEGFDYELYNRNDINRILGPKASCISFKDSACRCFGYMVSKKKYIYTIDDDCFVAKDPSGKDINALEQHIKNLLSPSTPFFFNTLYDPYREGADFVRGYPFSLREGAHTAVSHGLWLNIPDYDAPTQLVKPKERNERYVDAVMTIPKGTLFPMCGMNLAFDRDLIGPAMYFGLMGDGQPIGRYDDMWAGWCVKVICDHLSLGVKTGLPYIWHSKASNPFVNLKKEYKGIFWQEDIIPFFQNVTIPKDCDTVQKCYIYLSGQVKEKLGTIDPYFVKLGDAMVTWIEAWDELNPSTPAAANGKAK